The following coding sequences are from one Pseudonocardia sp. EC080619-01 window:
- a CDS encoding MmgE/PrpD family protein, with the protein MTAVQAPTLAGRVGEFAARADLDDVPQEVLERARHLVLDAVGLAFASTAYPFPGVALQALSAFGGAGEQPVLGMSERLPARDAAVLNGVLIHGMDFDDTHIPAVTHVSAAALPAALAAAISRGADTRTLLLAYVLGVEVSARVGIGGAGGFHDVGFHPTAVAGAFGAAVAAGRVSGLDAAGITRAQGVVGSMSAGLLEFLADGSWTKRLHPGWAAMSGLTAAGFASAGWSGPPAVYEGRFGLYNTHLAGRETRPEAVGAELGETWELMRTAVKPYPICHFIHAFADAALLLREEIGDTTIREIRCAIHPVPGKVVCEPPEAKWAPRDEYDAKFSLPYVVATALTRGRFTLAELEDDALADRAVLDLAQKVRVSDDPDSGFPAAYSGAVEIELADGRVLRHREQVNRGHEDRPLTNDEIAAKFRDTIGRVAPDAVADRVQAAVLGLGDGTPAADFAEACRG; encoded by the coding sequence ATGACCGCAGTGCAGGCACCCACCCTGGCCGGGAGGGTCGGCGAGTTCGCCGCCCGGGCCGACCTCGACGACGTCCCGCAGGAGGTGCTCGAACGGGCCCGCCACCTGGTGCTGGACGCCGTCGGCCTGGCGTTCGCCTCCACGGCCTATCCCTTCCCCGGCGTCGCGCTGCAGGCGCTGTCCGCCTTCGGCGGTGCCGGTGAGCAGCCGGTGCTCGGCATGTCCGAGCGGCTCCCCGCCCGCGACGCCGCCGTGCTCAACGGCGTGCTGATCCACGGGATGGACTTCGACGACACCCACATCCCGGCCGTCACCCACGTCTCGGCGGCCGCGCTGCCCGCCGCGCTGGCGGCCGCGATCTCCCGCGGTGCCGACACCCGGACCCTGCTGCTGGCCTACGTGCTCGGCGTCGAGGTCTCGGCCCGGGTCGGGATCGGCGGTGCGGGCGGGTTCCACGACGTCGGCTTCCACCCGACCGCCGTCGCCGGGGCGTTCGGCGCCGCCGTCGCCGCGGGCCGGGTGTCCGGTCTGGACGCCGCCGGGATCACCCGGGCGCAGGGCGTCGTCGGGTCGATGAGTGCGGGCCTGCTCGAGTTCCTCGCCGACGGGTCGTGGACGAAGCGCCTCCACCCGGGCTGGGCGGCGATGTCCGGGCTGACCGCCGCCGGGTTCGCGTCGGCGGGCTGGAGCGGACCGCCCGCCGTCTACGAGGGCCGGTTCGGGCTCTACAACACCCACCTCGCCGGCCGGGAGACCCGGCCCGAGGCCGTCGGCGCGGAGCTGGGCGAGACCTGGGAGCTGATGCGGACGGCCGTGAAGCCGTACCCGATCTGCCACTTCATCCACGCCTTCGCCGACGCGGCGCTGCTGCTGCGCGAGGAGATCGGCGACACCACGATCCGCGAGATCCGCTGCGCGATCCACCCGGTGCCGGGCAAGGTCGTCTGCGAGCCGCCCGAGGCCAAGTGGGCCCCGCGCGACGAGTACGACGCCAAGTTCAGCCTCCCCTACGTCGTCGCCACCGCCCTGACCCGCGGCCGCTTCACCCTCGCCGAACTGGAGGACGACGCGCTGGCCGACCGCGCCGTGCTGGACCTCGCCCAGAAGGTGCGGGTCTCCGACGACCCGGACAGCGGGTTCCCGGCGGCCTACTCGGGCGCGGTGGAGATCGAGCTGGCCGACGGCCGGGTGCTGCGGCACCGCGAGCAGGTCAACCGGGGCCACGAGGACCGGCCGCTCACCAACGACGAGATCGCCGCGAAGTTCCGGGACACGATCGGCCGGGTCGCCCCGGACGCCGTCGCCGACCGGGTGCAGGCCGCGGTGCTCGGCCTGGGCGACGGCACCCCGGCCGCGGACTTCGCCGAGGCGTGCCGTGGCTGA
- a CDS encoding LLM class flavin-dependent oxidoreductase codes for MADRPVEVGVFLTHQQPAGRDPLVALDEQLRLVRVARDGGLDSVFAGQHHLPESFSHIQPLPWLARLAADAGDMRIGTGIHLLALHNPVDTAENFAGLDVVAGGRSVFGVGLGYRETEYAAFGIPPGEKVRRFTENLRIVRELWSGEPVHADVPWCRLDGVRATNLPASSPPVWMAANSDGAVRRAARLADTWMINPHATASTVRRQLELFHAERAAHGRGPVGELPLMREVYCAPTRERALELARPYLAAKYEVYADWGQDRVLPGNESFRAGYDDLAQDRFVVGSPEDCLAALLPWRDEIGVDRFVLRTDWAGMPVDDALASLDLLAREVAPVLRSTPAVRPAAAGPASDRKDSPWTSASSSPSATTAG; via the coding sequence GTGGCTGACCGGCCGGTGGAGGTCGGGGTCTTCCTGACCCACCAGCAGCCCGCGGGCCGCGACCCGCTCGTCGCGCTCGACGAGCAGCTGCGGCTCGTGCGGGTCGCGCGCGACGGCGGGCTCGACTCGGTGTTCGCCGGCCAGCACCACCTGCCCGAGTCGTTCTCCCACATCCAGCCGCTGCCGTGGCTGGCCCGGCTCGCCGCCGACGCCGGTGACATGCGGATCGGTACCGGCATCCACCTGCTGGCACTGCACAACCCGGTGGACACCGCGGAGAACTTCGCCGGGCTCGACGTCGTCGCCGGGGGCCGGTCGGTGTTCGGCGTCGGCCTCGGCTACCGGGAGACCGAGTACGCCGCGTTCGGGATCCCGCCCGGGGAGAAGGTCCGCCGGTTCACCGAGAACCTGCGGATCGTGCGGGAGCTGTGGTCCGGCGAGCCGGTGCACGCCGACGTCCCGTGGTGCCGGCTGGACGGCGTGCGCGCGACGAACCTGCCGGCGTCGTCGCCGCCGGTGTGGATGGCCGCCAACTCCGACGGCGCCGTCCGCCGGGCGGCGCGGCTCGCCGACACCTGGATGATCAACCCGCACGCGACCGCCTCGACCGTGCGGCGCCAGCTGGAGCTGTTCCACGCCGAGCGGGCCGCGCACGGCCGCGGCCCGGTCGGCGAGCTCCCGCTGATGCGCGAGGTCTACTGCGCGCCGACCCGGGAGCGCGCGCTCGAGCTGGCCCGGCCGTACCTGGCGGCGAAGTACGAGGTCTACGCCGACTGGGGCCAGGACCGTGTCCTGCCCGGAAACGAGTCGTTCCGGGCCGGTTACGACGACCTCGCACAGGACCGGTTCGTGGTGGGCTCGCCGGAGGACTGCCTCGCGGCGCTGCTCCCCTGGCGCGACGAGATCGGCGTCGACCGTTTCGTGCTCCGCACCGACTGGGCGGGCATGCCGGTCGACGACGCCCTCGCCTCGCTCGACCTGCTCGCCCGCGAGGTCGCCCCGGTACTGCGTTCCACACCCGCCGTCCGGCCCGCCGCGGCCGGCCCCGCCTCCGACCGGAAGGACTCCCCGTGGACTTCGGCGTCTTCATCCCCATCGGCAACAACGGCTGGCTGA
- the rutA gene encoding pyrimidine utilization protein A, whose translation MDFGVFIPIGNNGWLISENSPQYMPSFDLNKRVVQEAERQGFAFALSMIKLRGFGGKTEFWDHNLESFTLMAGLAAVTERIKLYASTAVLTLPPALVARMATTIDSIAPGRFGINIVSGWAKGEYDQMGLWPGDDYFGYRYDYSTEYVQVLRDLFEKGRCDLQGEHFTMNDCVLSPRPSGHVDIVCAGQSDRGMRMVAEYGDYNFVLSPGVNDPEVYRESTQRLAKAAETTGRDVGSLPLFMAIMAETDEEAQAKWASYNAGADAAALGYMSDEGGKDATADGSGTARTINLPEGAVNFNMATLVGSYETVARQIDQVATMPGVKGMMFTFDDFEQGVHDFGTKVKPLLG comes from the coding sequence GTGGACTTCGGCGTCTTCATCCCCATCGGCAACAACGGCTGGCTGATCTCGGAGAACAGCCCCCAGTACATGCCGTCGTTCGACCTGAACAAGCGGGTCGTCCAGGAGGCGGAGCGGCAGGGCTTCGCCTTCGCCCTCTCGATGATCAAGCTGCGCGGCTTCGGCGGGAAGACCGAGTTCTGGGACCACAACCTGGAGTCGTTCACGCTGATGGCCGGGCTCGCCGCGGTCACCGAGCGGATCAAGCTCTACGCCTCCACCGCGGTCCTCACACTGCCGCCGGCGCTGGTCGCCCGGATGGCGACGACGATCGACTCGATCGCGCCGGGCCGGTTCGGCATCAACATCGTCTCCGGCTGGGCCAAGGGCGAGTACGACCAGATGGGCCTGTGGCCCGGCGACGACTACTTCGGCTACCGCTACGACTACTCCACCGAGTACGTGCAGGTGCTGCGCGACCTGTTCGAGAAGGGCCGCTGCGACCTGCAGGGCGAGCACTTCACGATGAACGACTGCGTGCTCTCGCCGCGGCCGTCGGGGCACGTGGACATCGTGTGTGCCGGGCAGTCCGACCGCGGGATGCGGATGGTCGCCGAGTACGGGGACTACAACTTCGTGCTCTCCCCCGGGGTCAACGACCCGGAGGTCTACCGGGAGTCCACCCAGCGCCTCGCCAAGGCGGCCGAGACCACCGGGCGCGACGTCGGCTCGCTGCCGCTGTTCATGGCGATCATGGCCGAGACCGACGAGGAGGCCCAGGCGAAGTGGGCGTCCTACAACGCCGGTGCGGACGCCGCCGCCCTGGGCTACATGTCCGACGAGGGCGGCAAGGACGCCACCGCGGACGGCTCCGGCACCGCCCGGACGATCAACCTCCCGGAGGGCGCGGTCAACTTCAACATGGCCACCCTCGTGGGCAGCTACGAGACGGTCGCCCGGCAGATCGACCAGGTCGCCACGATGCCCGGGGTGAAGGGGATGATGTTCACCTTCGACGACTTCGAGCAGGGCGTGCACGACTTCGGCACGAAGGTGAAGCCGCTGCTGGGCTGA
- the dctP gene encoding TRAP transporter substrate-binding protein DctP produces MTRLGNGAGLLAGSLAAAAALVAGCAPAPGDPGPDAARTLVVADSYPVSHPASRDGIVHFTDRVTELTGGAVGFDYFPSEQLGKATDYVKLVAGGAVDIGVVSPPYLSDKLPLSNVGDLPGLSGDSCTTARAVSELTREGGILYEEEFAPRGLRPLFVGVVPQYELFTNGPVTDPDQAAGLLTRSPGGVVDQTLGHLGATPVSIAGPEVYEAMSRGTVDAMTLPPMSAVPYRLDEVASHATEGAPLGGFTLTFSISESLWQELPEPQREAMRVAGDETVGHLCDEMTRETEEARAELEAGGMTFTSLTPAQQARWQQKVAEVRADWVTGMEDRGKPGRAVLTAMEQALTRAGNAEAAR; encoded by the coding sequence ATGACAAGGCTGGGCAACGGAGCCGGGCTGCTGGCGGGCTCGCTCGCCGCGGCGGCCGCGCTGGTCGCCGGGTGCGCACCCGCACCGGGGGATCCCGGGCCGGACGCGGCACGCACGCTCGTGGTCGCCGACTCCTACCCGGTGTCGCATCCCGCCTCGCGGGACGGCATCGTGCACTTCACCGACCGGGTGACCGAGCTGACCGGCGGGGCCGTCGGTTTCGACTACTTCCCGTCCGAGCAGCTGGGCAAGGCCACCGACTACGTCAAGCTCGTCGCCGGGGGCGCCGTCGACATCGGCGTGGTCTCCCCGCCCTACCTGTCGGACAAGCTCCCGCTGTCCAACGTGGGCGACCTCCCCGGGCTCAGCGGGGACTCCTGCACCACCGCGCGCGCCGTCAGCGAGCTGACCCGCGAGGGCGGGATCCTCTACGAGGAGGAGTTCGCCCCGCGCGGGCTGCGGCCGCTGTTCGTCGGCGTCGTCCCGCAGTACGAGCTGTTCACCAACGGCCCGGTCACCGACCCGGACCAGGCGGCCGGGCTGCTGACCCGCTCCCCCGGCGGCGTCGTCGACCAGACCCTCGGCCACCTGGGCGCCACCCCCGTCTCGATCGCCGGGCCGGAGGTCTACGAGGCGATGTCCCGCGGCACCGTCGACGCGATGACGCTGCCGCCGATGAGCGCGGTCCCCTACCGCCTCGACGAGGTCGCCTCGCACGCCACCGAGGGCGCCCCCCTCGGCGGGTTCACCCTCACCTTCTCGATCTCCGAGTCCCTCTGGCAGGAGCTGCCCGAGCCGCAGCGGGAGGCGATGCGCGTCGCCGGCGACGAGACCGTCGGCCACCTGTGCGACGAGATGACCCGGGAGACCGAGGAGGCCCGGGCGGAGCTCGAGGCCGGCGGGATGACCTTCACCTCGCTGACGCCCGCCCAGCAGGCCCGCTGGCAGCAGAAGGTCGCCGAGGTCCGCGCCGACTGGGTCACCGGCATGGAGGACCGGGGCAAGCCCGGCCGGGCCGTCCTCACCGCGATGGAACAGGCGCTGACCCGGGCCGGGAACGCGGAGGCGGCACGATGA
- a CDS encoding TRAP transporter small permease, giving the protein MSAPERGPADRLLRTAENVLAAVGLSGLAATGVLIVVDVALRYLVGAPLSWSVGFVGDYALIGLFFLGLSYTVREGAHVRIDLVYTRLGPVGRRALDLLGPLLTAVFLALVGYGGLVLTLDAARFGDAPLAGASELSWPVWTSAVMVPLGAGLAVLRSLHTLVTVARHGTGGDTRDDTHSDTHDTDDAPDTPARPVIAEETH; this is encoded by the coding sequence ATGAGCGCGCCGGAGCGGGGCCCCGCCGACCGCCTGCTGCGGACCGCCGAGAACGTCCTCGCCGCCGTCGGGCTGTCCGGCCTGGCGGCCACCGGCGTGTTGATCGTCGTCGACGTCGCGCTGCGCTACCTCGTCGGGGCGCCGCTGTCGTGGTCGGTCGGCTTCGTCGGCGACTACGCGCTGATCGGGCTCTTCTTCCTCGGACTGTCCTACACGGTGCGCGAGGGCGCCCACGTCCGGATCGACCTGGTGTACACCCGGCTCGGCCCCGTCGGGCGTCGCGCACTGGACCTGCTCGGGCCGCTGCTGACCGCGGTGTTCCTGGCCCTGGTCGGCTACGGCGGGCTGGTCCTGACCCTGGACGCCGCCCGGTTCGGCGACGCCCCGCTCGCGGGCGCGTCCGAGCTGTCCTGGCCGGTGTGGACGTCGGCGGTGATGGTGCCGCTCGGCGCCGGGCTGGCCGTGCTGCGCTCCCTGCACACCCTCGTGACCGTGGCCCGTCACGGCACCGGCGGCGACACCCGCGACGACACCCACAGCGACACCCACGACACCGACGACGCCCCCGACACCCCCGCCCGCCCCGTGATCGCGGAGGAGACGCACTGA